A genomic window from Nicotiana sylvestris chromosome 11, ASM39365v2, whole genome shotgun sequence includes:
- the LOC138880898 gene encoding uncharacterized protein, with product MKAQALADHLAKNPLDEEYEPLQTYFPDKEVMHVHEVDHDEKPSWKLFFDGATNMKGVKKGVVLISETGKHYLVTAQLRFYCTNNMAEYEACILGLRSVEFRHIPRVHNEIFDALTTLASMLYNSDKAYVDPVHIQVRDRHGYYNVVEEKINGEPWFHDIKEYIKSGVYPVHATCDQKRTIRCLASGFFLSGVILYKRTTDLGLLRCIDVKEASTIMDDVHSGVYGPHMNGYVLAKKILRAVGATPYSLVYGTEEVIPAKVEITSLRIVAEAEIDNDEWVKTRLEQLSLINEKRLATVCHGQSYQKRMTRAYNKKGPFIVTIVLPYSALYLTDIESKCVDMAINSDAVKR from the exons atgaaagcccaagccttgGCCGACCACTTGGCTAAGAATCCgttggatgaagaatatgagccactacagacttattttcctgataaGGAAGTGATGCATGTTCACGAGGTGGACCATGATGAAAAACCaagttggaagctcttctttgatggagctactaacatgaaaggtgtcaaAAAAGGGGTTgtactcatctctgaaacagggaaACACTACCTTGTAACAGCCcagcttcgattttattgcaccaacaacatggctgagtacgaagcatgcattctgggtttgag GTCGGTAGAATTCAGACATATTCCtagagttcataatgagatttTCGATGCCTTgactactctggcgtcaatgttataTAATTCGGACAAGGCTTATGTCGACCCCGTGCATATCCAAGTTCGTGATCGACATGGTTATTATAATGTTGTTGAAGAGAAAATTAATGgcgaaccttggttccatgatatcaaggaatacatcaagtcaggggtatatccagtacatgccacgtgtgatcaaaagagaaccattcgaTGTCtcgctagtggatttttcttgagtggggtaatcttgtacaagaggactACAGATTTAGGACTGCTGAGGTGCATAGATGTTAAAGAAGCTTCAACTATCATGGACGATGTACATTCTGGAGTTTACGGGCCGCATATGAatgggtatgtcttggcaaaaaagatacttcgagcag tgggtgcaactccttattcgctggtatatggaactgaggaAGTTATACCTGCGAAAGTTGAGATTACATCCCTTCGGATCGTTGCAGAAGCTGAAATTGataatgatgaatgggtcaaaacccggctagagcagttgagtttgattaatgagaaaagattggctACAGTATGTCATGGACAATCatatcagaagagaatgacaagagcatacaacaaaaag gggccattcattGTGACAATAGTGTTGCCCTatagtgctttgtatttaacagacatagaaagcaaatgtgtagatatggctatcaattctgatgcagttaagag GTGA